A region from the Acyrthosiphon pisum isolate AL4f chromosome A1, pea_aphid_22Mar2018_4r6ur, whole genome shotgun sequence genome encodes:
- the LOC115033529 gene encoding uncharacterized protein LOC115033529, which yields MDKVANLESCSTPNIASTTVSQVLQETFERERCSYNALVYGVPESISSTITERVKDDKETFQKLLEENIRLSPLMALKDTSKLIVSFAELRNQGVSITQGFRIVKDKTKLQREQLRPCHSEIDHRTSNSESGLSIKYDRCISNNYCSRGGGVLIGIRKDYPACNIKVTQLNVEHVFVHFTIGSYSFIVGGVYIPPLSSPLIYESHVSSIEYLLNTYPYDKFIICGDYNIPETVWDNDDYGIIYSYSSPARAPCIPESFTTNGFFQKNNIYNSTNSILDLVFCNDKALTVEKSLDPLVPIDKYHPALNILLPFGLPVPSCKQSHKFYNFRKGDYGNIRSFMSSFNWSSTFSQYDLNSAVNVLYDALHKSILNHISLVSFNESTFPPCVNDYREFSLLRAKLKYETKRCYRDFIHRTETILRIKPNDFWKFVRNNYTQNCISKEMSYNEFTSSNEQEVANLFSAYFFSVYSTKRVDFDAKQIDVPAFDLPNNAFFSAEDEFHGLSSLENVWSIGPDGLSGHFLFELRTIIAYPLWLLFRRTLDEGTFPSMFKFSSVIPIPKSGSSSIVSNYRPISIQSHISKIFEHLVLNAIQPTVNSILAEEQHGFRPRRSTTTCNLVFNNYVYASFQHRTQVDVIYIYFQKAFDSVNHNVLIHILKESASSGVPQGTIKGYLSPILFSLFIYNLHHVLHHCQFLCLADDIKL from the exons atggacAAAGTTGCGAACCTTGAGTCATGTTCAACCCCTAACATTGCATCTACTACCGTTTCACAAGTTCTACAGGAGACTTTTGAGCGTGAAAGATGTTCTTATAATGCTCTTGTGTATGGTGTCCCTGAGTCAATTTCCTCAACTATTACTGAACGTGTAAAAGACGATAAGGAAACttttcaaaaactactcgaAGAGAATATTCGATTGAGCCCTCTCATGGCTCTAA AAGATACATCTAAACTGATTGTGTCCTTTGCTGAGTTAAGAAACCAAGGGGTATCAATTACGCAGGGATTTCGAATTGTCAAGGACAAGACCAAACTCCAGCGTGAACAATTGAGACCATGCCACTCGGAAATTGACCATAGGACTAGCAATAGCGAATCTGGGCTTTCCATCAA gtatgaCAGATGTATTTCCAATAACTATTGTAGTCGTGGTGGTGGTGTTCTCATTGGCATTCGTAAAGATTACCCTGCATGCAATATTAAAGTTACTCAATTAAATGTTGAACATGTTTTTGTCCATTTTACTATTGGTTCTTACAGTTTCATCGTTGGTGGTGTCTATATTCCCCCACTCTCTTCTCCTTTAATTTATGAATCGCACGTATCTTCCATTGAATATTTGCTTAATACTTATCCTTatgacaaatttattatttgtgggGATTATAATATTCCTGAAACAGTATGGGATAATGATGATTATGGTATTATTTACTCTTATTCCTCTCCTGCTCGTGCCCCTTGTATTCCCGAATCATTTACAACAAATGGattctttcaaaaaaataatatttataattcaaccaATTCGATTCTAGACCTAGTTTTTTGCAATGATAAAGCTCTAACCGTTGAAAAGTCGCTTGACCCGCTAGTTCCTATTGACAAATACCACCcagctttaaatattttacttccaTTTGGTCTCCCGGTACCAAGCTGTAAGCAGAGCCACAAATTCTACAATTTTCGCAAAGGCGATTATGGGAATATCCGTTCCTTTATGTCTTCATTTAACTGGTCTTCAACTTTTTCTCAATACGACCTGAATTCAGCGGTTAATGTGTTATACGATGCATTGCATAAATCAATCCTTAATCACATCTCCCTAGTCTCTTTTAATGAATCAACATTCCCACCCTG TGTTAATGATTATAGAGAATTCTCTTTACTCCGTGCTAAACttaaatatgaaacaaaaagATGTTACCGCGACTTTATACACCGTACTGAAACAATCCTTAGGATAAAGCCTaatgatttttggaaatttgttaGAAACAACTACACACAAAATTGTATTTCCAAGGAAATGTCATACAACGAATTCACTTCTAGTAATGAACAAGAGGTTGCGAATCTCTTCTCTGCCTACTTTTTCTCAGTCTACTCTACTAAACGAGTTGATTTTGATGCCAAACAAATTGATGTTCCTGCCTTTGATCTGCCCAATAATGCTTTTTTCAGCGCTGAAGATGAATTCCATGGCCTATCCTCGTTGGAAAATGTATGGTCCATTGGCCCGGATGGCCTCTCaggtcattttttatttgaactaaGAACAATTATTGCTTATCCACTATGGCTTCTATTTAGGAGGACACTTGATGAAGGCACTTTTCCTTCCATGTTCAAATTCAGTTCTGTAATTCCTATTCCCAAATCTGGTAGCTCCTCAATTGTTTCCAATTATCGACCTATCTCCATCCAATCGcatatctcaaaaatatttgaacaccTAGTCTTAAATGCAATTCAACCGACCGTTAATTCTATTTTAGCCGAAGAACAGCATGGCTTTCGCCCAAGACGGTCTACCACCACATGCAATCTTGTATTCAATAACTATGTCTACGCCTCTTTTCAACACCGAACTCAAGTAGATGTAATCTACATTTATTTCCAAAAAGCATTCGATTCAGTCAATCATAATGTGCTTATACATATTCTCAAAGAATCAG CTTCGTCTGGTGTCCCTCAAGGGACAATCAAGGGATATCTGTCgccaatattgttttcattatttatttacaacctCCATCATGTGCTACATCACTGTCAATTTCTATGTTTAGCTGATGACATCAAGTTATGA